A single region of the Eleginops maclovinus isolate JMC-PN-2008 ecotype Puerto Natales chromosome 16, JC_Emac_rtc_rv5, whole genome shotgun sequence genome encodes:
- the nol12 gene encoding nucleolar protein 12 — protein sequence MKNLKKHNNNFKGGKFKPGSKKRENKCIVSFDDNDRENYLTGFHKRKVERRKVAVAEIKKKIKEEQIRVREERHKEYLRLLKERTDALEECEDDLEDAITATTESVQYDHPNHTVTVTTISDLDLTGAHLLGPAATEDDEEGKDEEKEEEAREQTRAMPRKSGNPIMNKKIRSLNKSLTTFTCKKQKRKARTSDKKRTTTQSKKRGKWQRRRLTGKKVHNPNE from the exons ATGAAAAAtctcaaaaaacacaacaataatttcaAAGGTGGTAAATTTAAGCCCGGATCCAAGAAAAGAGAGAACAAGTGCATCGTGTCGTTTGACGACAATGACAGAGA GAACTATTTAACCGGTTTCCATAAACGTAAGGTGGAGAGGAGAAAAGTAGCAGTGGcagaaattaaaaagaaaatcaaggaGGAGCAGATCAGAGTCCGAGAAGAA AGGCATAAGGAATACCTAAGGCTGCTGAAGGAGAGGACAGATGCTCTAG AGGAATGCGAAGATGATCTGGAAGATGCAATAACCGCTACAACAGAGTCTGTGCAGTACGATCATCCCAACCACACAGTCACCGTGACAACCATCAGTGATCTTGACCTCACAGGAGCTCACCTGCTCGGACCCGCAGCAACGGAG GATGATGAGGAGGGCAaggatgaagaaaaagaagaggaggcgAGGGAGCAAACTAGAGCAATGCCAAGAAAATCTGGGAATCCAATCATGAACAAAAA GATCCGCTCCCTGAATAAGTCCCTCACCACTTTCACCTGCaagaagcagaagaggaaaGCCCGAACGTCAGACAAGAAGCGCACCACGACTCAGAGTAAAAAAAGAGGCAAGTGGCAGAGACGGCGACTGACGGGGAAAAAGGTGCACAATCCAAACGAGTGA